Proteins from one Hoplias malabaricus isolate fHopMal1 chromosome 2, fHopMal1.hap1, whole genome shotgun sequence genomic window:
- the si:dkey-220k22.3 gene encoding uncharacterized protein si:dkey-220k22.3, whose product MLHLPRAHAGWSCALVFVAIVSSWVTWLCVQRTASNQNRCNIINSTDVPRLFGGYKNTSYKTIGTYKVNNYGSHDGRLVWNEECCNRPIKLEQNQTWITVTERGIFLIHLQVTFGLQKGNNTVDLQLFVDFNYTEGDQEYAAAFETRKLTDNEKDAQLSIFLLLKMNASDSLSVRTHPENLVKYKEEQPFSSYISIIKYADWQTT is encoded by the exons ATGTTGCACTTACCTCGAGCGCACGCCGGCTGGTCTTGTGCCCTGGTCTTCGTGGCCATTGTGTCCTCGTGGGTGACCTGGCTGTGTGTACAGCGGACGGCGTCGAACCAG AATCGATGCAACATCATCAACA GTACTGATGTGCCACGCTTGTTCGGAGGCTATAAGAATACGTCTTACAAAACAATAGGGACTTATAAAG TGAACAACTATGGGTCTCATGATGGCCGTCTGGTGTGGAACGAAGAGTGCTGTAACAGACCCATAAAACTGGAACAAAATCAAACATGGATAACTGTGACAGAGCGGGGCATTTTTCTGATCCACTTACAGGTGACATTTGGGCTCCAAAAAGGAAACAACACTGTTGATCTTCAGCTGTTTGTGGACTTCAATTACACAGAGGGTGATCAGGAATATGCAGCTGCATTTGAGACTCGAAAGCTCACAGATAACGAAAAAGACGCACAGCTCAGTATCTTCCTTCTACTGAAGATGAATGCATCGGACAGTCTGTCTGTACGTACGCACCCAGAAAATTTGGTAAAGTACAAGGAGGAACAGCCGTTCTCCAGCTACATCAGCATCATTAAATACGCTGACTGGCAGACGACATAG